The following nucleotide sequence is from Gordonia jinghuaiqii.
TTCGGCCGGCCCGCGCATCCGTACACCCGTGCCCTGCTGTCCGCGGTGCCTGTCCCGGATCCCCGCATCGAGCGGGAACGCCGTGCGATCGTCCTGCGCGGTGAACAACCCAGTGCGACAGAGGAGATCCTCGGTTGCAGTTTCGCCGGGCGGTGCCCGTTGTACAGCAGGCTCGCCGACGGACAGCAGCAACTCTGCCGCACCACGATCCCCCTTCTGCAGCCGACGATCGAGGAGCGAGCCGCCGGCGCCGATCACCGGGCGGCCTGCCATTTCCAGGAGGCGGAGCTGTGACACGGCTGTGGTGCCTGATCGCATCGGTGGGGCTGGTCGTCGCGTGTGTCGCCGGTTGTGGCGCCGCGGTGGACGTCGGCGAGGCGGTCCACACCGAAGGAGCGTCGCTCAATCCCCAACCACGCGAGAACCTGCGGGAGGGAGGGAGTCTCACCACAGCCCTCACGGAGGTCTCCCCGCAGTGGAACACCTTCCACGCCGACGGGTCGGCGTACACGCTGGCGCTGTGGCGCTGGTACAACCCGGTCCTCGCCTACTTCTCACCCGACGGTGTGTACTCACCGAACCCCGACTACCTGACCGATGTGCGTACGGAGACCGTCGACGGTGACACGGTGGTCACCTACACGATCAACCCCGATGCGTTCTTCAACGACGGCACCCCGATCGACTACCGTGCCTTCGTCGAGACGTGGCGCACCAGCAGAGGTCTCGACGACCGGTACATCGTGAGTTCGACCGACGGATACAGCCAGATCGACTCGGTGACCCGCGGAGTCGACGACCGGCAGGCGGTCGTCCGCTTCGACGGCGTCTACGCCTGGCCCGACGGCCTCTTCAACCTCGTGCTGCACCCGAAGGCCGCCGACGCCGACACCTACAACAAGGGATACGTCCAGAATCCGCACCCGGAGTTCGGTGCCGGCCCGTACACGATCGCCTCGTATGACAAGAACGCCGGAACCGTGGTGTTCGAGCGCAACCCGAAATGGTGGGGTGAACCGGGCAAACTCGATCGTCGGGTGTTCCGTCAGCTCGAGTCGCAGGCGGCGTTGAACGCCTTCCAGAACGGCGAGATCGACGCCACCGGGGTCGCGGCGAAGGACGCCCGCGCACGGGTGCTGACGATGAACGGCGTCGACATCCGAACCGCCGCCTCACCGCAACAGGCGTTGCTCGTCCTCAACCTCGACGCTCCGATCCTCGGTGATCCGGTTGTGCGGGAGGCGGTCATGAAGGCCATCGACCGGGCGACATTGGCCCGCATCAGGTTCACCGGCCTCAACTACACCGAGGAGCTGCCCGGCTCGCTGTCGCTGTATCCGTTCCAGCCGGGCTATCGGGACAACCTGGCAGGGGTGGTCTCCTATGACCCCGACCAGGCCGCGGCGTTGCTCGAGCGTGCCGGGTGGCGCAACGGAGGCGGCGACACCGACGACGGTATCCGGACCAAGGACGGCAGGCGTCTGTCGCTGACGCTTCCCAATGTGGGCGACGACACCACCGGCCTGAACCTGTCACGTGCCCTTCAGGCGATTCTGGCGAAGGTCGGTATCGACCTGGTCGTGCAGCAGCGGCCGTCGTCGGACTTCTCGAAGGTGGTGGTGAACAAGGAGTTCGACCTGTTCATGATGGGTTTCCAATCGAGCGACCCGTTCGGGATGGCGTACTTCTGTCAGGTGTGGTGCAGCGATTCACAGTTCAACCCGGCCGGAGCGGGAACGCCTGAACTCGATGCACGGATCCGCGCGATGTCTCGGATCGGTGATCCGATGGCCCAGATCGCCGCGGGCAACAAGGTCGAGCACGAGGCCTTCGAGCAGTACTCCAACCTGCCGTTGTTCAACGGTCCGGCGATGGTCGCGGTGAAGAGCGGTCTCGCGAACTACGGTGCCGGCCAGTTCTACGTCGGGCCGATCGAGGACATCGGCTGGGAGAAGTGACAATCCGGCCGTCTACCACAAGCCACTGACATCTTTGGGGATCAAGGCCTCGGCGGTAATCGTTGCAGGACAATGAAAGTCGGTATAGCATCGAACCTACATTCGAACTATCGGCTCCGGGGGGTGACCGTCATGTCCGACACCGCAGAGGTGAACGACGTCGACACTCCACTGTCGCGAGCGTCGGAGTTGGTGGCCGAACTGCACCGGATCACCACAGAGTTGCAGACCACCGACCTGTCCCGTTGCACCGACACCGAGCTCGTCGACGTAGCCGCCGGCACCGAACGGGCCATCGCCCGGATCACTGCCGCCGGCGACCGGCAGATCGTGGCGATCATCGACCGCGACATCCCCGGCAAGACCGGGCACCGCAGCATCACGCAGTTCATGACCCACCGGCTACGGGTGTCTGATCCGCTGCGGCGCACCACACACCGCAACGCCCTGGCCACCTTCACCAATCATCTCGGCGAATCCCTCGACCCCGAGCACCCCACACTTGCCGAGGCCTTCGCCGACGGCGAAGTCGGTACCGCCCACGTGCGGGCCGTCATCGATGTGCTCGACCAGATCCCGCATGCGGTCGAGCACGACGTCAAAGTCGCGGCCGAACGACAGATGACCGAGATCGCCATCGCCCACACCCCCGCCGACATCACCAACCTCGGCGCCCGACTCCTGGCCCACCTCGACCCCGACGGCACCCTGGCCGACGACACCGACCGCCAACGCCGCCGCCAACTGTGGGTCAACCGCCAACGCGCCGACGGCACCGCCAAGATGACCGCCACCCTCACCCCCGAACTCGCCGCCCGGGTGACGATGCTGCTGGCGGTGTGGGCCAAACCCGGAATGAACAACCCCCAAGACCCGCTCAGTCCACACGGGGCCTACACCGATGCCGACCCCGCACAACTCGACACCGCCGCGGCCCGCGACGACCGCACCCCGGCCCAGATCAACCACGACGCCCTCAACGCCCTGCTGACCGCGGTCTTCGACGACGGGCTGCTCGGTGAGAGCCACCGCGGACTGCCCGTGCAAGTGATCGTCAAAGCCGACCTCACCGATCTGATCCGCGAAGCCGGACTGGCCACCACCGTCACCGGCACCCTCATCCCCATCCCCGACCTGATCGAGATGGCCGCGAACACCACCGTGCAGCCATGGCTGGCGATCTTCAAAGACGCCACCGCCGTCCCGCTGTACTTCGGCCAGGGCAAACGCCTCGCGACCCGCGAGCAGAGACTGGTCTCCTTCGCCCGGCCCGACGGCGAGGTGTGTTCGGCCCCCGGCTGCGGCCAACCCGCCGCCCACGTCGAGATCCATCACGCCCAACTCGACTGGGCCGCCGGTGGACTCACCGACATCGACGACCTCACCCCCGCATGCCCCACACACAACCGCATGGTCGGTGACCGACCCGGCCAATGGACCACCCGAATGCAACGCTCCGGCCCCGACGAAGGCCGCTGCGTGTGGCGGCTCAACGCCGAGCCAGGAGCACCACCCAACCCCGAACACATCAACCGGCGCCCCGATATCCCGGATCGGCTGGCCAGCCACCTGGCACAGGTGCGCAACGACATCCACGGACCCCAGACGTCCGGCAATGCTCCACGCCTGTACGCCCGCCGCATCATCGACCAACGATTCATCATGGCCGGCCCAGCCGACCAGCCGACTCCTACGACTCCCGCATCGTCGGTCATCGAGAAACGCCTCGAAGAACTCCTCACCCGAGTCTGATTGCTGCGCAGCGCCGCTCACCGGGGACGTCGTTCGCCCCGGCGGGTGGTGGTTGCGACGTGGTCTCGGACTCCTACGGACCGGTTGCAGCGTCGGGGACCGGGCCACCGACCCGCCATAGCGGGTTCACCGGGCCGTGTCCCGCACCCAACGGGTATGCCGAGGCGAGACATGCTGTGACCCAACCCTTTCCGAAACCGACCGCATCGGGTACCGAGAACCCGTGCGCCAGAGCGCAGGTGATCGCCGCCGCGAGGGTATCCCCGGCGCCGTGGTCGTGGGCGGTGTCGATGCGTTCATGACTGAGCTCGATGAAGTCCTCGCCGTCGGAGAGCAGGTCGGGTGACTGAGCGGATGAACGCAGGTGACCGCCCTTGACGAGCGCCCACCGGGGACCGAGATCGAGCAGCGCCTTCGCCGCGTCACGCTGGGTGGCGGCGTCCACGACGTCGATGCCGGTGATGAGCCGCACCTCGTCGAGGTTCGGGGTCACCAGGGTGGCGAGCGGGAAGAGTCGGTGGCGCAGTGTGTCGAGTGCGGAATCGGCGAGCAGCTGATTACCGTGCATGGAGGCGCACACCGGGTCGACGACCAGCGGAACCGGGGTGTCCCGGCCGATCCCGCTCCGGGCGCACTGGTCGACGATCGCGTCGATGATCGGCGCCGAGGCCAGCATCCCGGTCTTGGTCGCACCGACACCGATGTCACCTGCCACCGAATCGATCTGCGCGGCCACGGTCTCGGGCGCGATCTCCTGGAACCCGCTGACGCCCAGCGAGTTCTGGACCGTCACGGCGGTCACCGCGACACAACCATGCAATCCGAGCAGAGCGAACGTGCGCATGTCGGCCTGAATCCCGGCGCCGCCGCCGGAATCCGAACCGGCGATGGTGAGCACACGCACCGGCGTCAGACCCGGTGCGGCGACAGGGAGCAACTCGAACCCGTTCGCCACCGGCCTGCTGGTCATACAGCACCTCCGGAACTGGCCTCGAGCGGCAGGTACACGCGGTTGCCGGCCTCGGCGAACTCCGCCGACTTGGCGGCCATGCCCTCGGCGATGGTGCGGTCGATGTCCTCGGCGGTCACGAGTCCGTTCTCCTCGGCGTAGGCGCGCACATCCGCCGAGATCCGCATCGAGCAGAACTTGGGGCCGCACATCGAACAGAAGTGTGCCGTCTTCGCCGGTTCGGCGGGCATCGTCTCATCGTGGTACTCGCGTGCGGTGTCGGGATCGAGCGCGAGATTGAACTGGTCGGTCCAGCGGAACTCGAAGCGCGCCTTGCTCAGTGCGTCATCGCGTTCCTGGGCGCGCGGATGTCCCTTGGCGAGATCGGCCGAGTGCGCGGCGATCTTGTAGGTGATCACGCCGACCTTCACATCGTCGCGGTCGGGTAGTCCCAGATGTTCTTTCGGTGTCACGTAACAGAGCATCGCGGTGCCCGCCTGGGCGATCATCGCGGCGCCGATGGCCGAGGTGATGTGGTCATAGGCCGGCGCGATGTCGGTGGCGAGAGGCCCGAGTGTGTAGAACGGCGCCTCCTCGCACAGCTCCTCTTCCAGGCGCACGTTCTCGGCGATCTTGTGCATGGGTACATGCCCTGGCCCCTCGATCATGACCTGCACGCCATGCGATTTCGCGATCGAGGTGAGTTCGCCGAGGGTGCGGAGCTCGGCGAACTGCGCCTTGTCGTTGGCGTCGGCGATGGATCCCGGACGAAGGCCGTCGCCGAGGGAGAAGGTGATGTCGTACCGGCGGAAGATCTGGCACAGCTCGTCGAAGTGGGTGTACAGGAACGACTCCTGGTGGTGCGCCAGACACCAGGCGGCCATGATGGAACCGCCGCGCGAGACGATGCCGGTGACCCGCCGCGCCGTCAGCGGGACGTACCGTAGCAAGACCCCGGCGTGCACGGTCATGTAGTCGACGCCCTGCTCGGCCTGCTCGATCACGGTGTCGCGGTATATCTCCCAGGTGAGTGAGGCCGGATCGCCGTTGACCTTCTCCAGCGACTGGTACATCGGCACGGTCCCCACCGGGACGGGGGAGTTGCGCAGAATCCACTCGCGGGTGGTGTGGATGTCGGCGCCGGTGGACAG
It contains:
- a CDS encoding ABC transporter family substrate-binding protein — encoded protein: MTRLWCLIASVGLVVACVAGCGAAVDVGEAVHTEGASLNPQPRENLREGGSLTTALTEVSPQWNTFHADGSAYTLALWRWYNPVLAYFSPDGVYSPNPDYLTDVRTETVDGDTVVTYTINPDAFFNDGTPIDYRAFVETWRTSRGLDDRYIVSSTDGYSQIDSVTRGVDDRQAVVRFDGVYAWPDGLFNLVLHPKAADADTYNKGYVQNPHPEFGAGPYTIASYDKNAGTVVFERNPKWWGEPGKLDRRVFRQLESQAALNAFQNGEIDATGVAAKDARARVLTMNGVDIRTAASPQQALLVLNLDAPILGDPVVREAVMKAIDRATLARIRFTGLNYTEELPGSLSLYPFQPGYRDNLAGVVSYDPDQAAALLERAGWRNGGGDTDDGIRTKDGRRLSLTLPNVGDDTTGLNLSRALQAILAKVGIDLVVQQRPSSDFSKVVVNKEFDLFMMGFQSSDPFGMAYFCQVWCSDSQFNPAGAGTPELDARIRAMSRIGDPMAQIAAGNKVEHEAFEQYSNLPLFNGPAMVAVKSGLANYGAGQFYVGPIEDIGWEK
- a CDS encoding HNH endonuclease signature motif containing protein, giving the protein MSDTAEVNDVDTPLSRASELVAELHRITTELQTTDLSRCTDTELVDVAAGTERAIARITAAGDRQIVAIIDRDIPGKTGHRSITQFMTHRLRVSDPLRRTTHRNALATFTNHLGESLDPEHPTLAEAFADGEVGTAHVRAVIDVLDQIPHAVEHDVKVAAERQMTEIAIAHTPADITNLGARLLAHLDPDGTLADDTDRQRRRQLWVNRQRADGTAKMTATLTPELAARVTMLLAVWAKPGMNNPQDPLSPHGAYTDADPAQLDTAAARDDRTPAQINHDALNALLTAVFDDGLLGESHRGLPVQVIVKADLTDLIREAGLATTVTGTLIPIPDLIEMAANTTVQPWLAIFKDATAVPLYFGQGKRLATREQRLVSFARPDGEVCSAPGCGQPAAHVEIHHAQLDWAAGGLTDIDDLTPACPTHNRMVGDRPGQWTTRMQRSGPDEGRCVWRLNAEPGAPPNPEHINRRPDIPDRLASHLAQVRNDIHGPQTSGNAPRLYARRIIDQRFIMAGPADQPTPTTPASSVIEKRLEELLTRV
- the thiD gene encoding bifunctional hydroxymethylpyrimidine kinase/phosphomethylpyrimidine kinase → MTSRPVANGFELLPVAAPGLTPVRVLTIAGSDSGGGAGIQADMRTFALLGLHGCVAVTAVTVQNSLGVSGFQEIAPETVAAQIDSVAGDIGVGATKTGMLASAPIIDAIVDQCARSGIGRDTPVPLVVDPVCASMHGNQLLADSALDTLRHRLFPLATLVTPNLDEVRLITGIDVVDAATQRDAAKALLDLGPRWALVKGGHLRSSAQSPDLLSDGEDFIELSHERIDTAHDHGAGDTLAAAITCALAHGFSVPDAVGFGKGWVTACLASAYPLGAGHGPVNPLWRVGGPVPDAATGP
- the thiC gene encoding phosphomethylpyrimidine synthase ThiC → MGTRVSGTRKTSAPADSGYLTLGPIEGSTKHYLTVDHLRVPKRRVHLTNGEHLDVYDTSGPYTDASAEIDLARGLPPTRRTWNCPEPVDGASTQLAWARAGIVTDEMRFVAAREGVDAELVRSEVAIGRAVIPANHRHPESEPMIIGKRFAVKVNANIGNSAVRSSIADEVEKMVWATRWGADTIMDLSTGADIHTTREWILRNSPVPVGTVPMYQSLEKVNGDPASLTWEIYRDTVIEQAEQGVDYMTVHAGVLLRYVPLTARRVTGIVSRGGSIMAAWCLAHHQESFLYTHFDELCQIFRRYDITFSLGDGLRPGSIADANDKAQFAELRTLGELTSIAKSHGVQVMIEGPGHVPMHKIAENVRLEEELCEEAPFYTLGPLATDIAPAYDHITSAIGAAMIAQAGTAMLCYVTPKEHLGLPDRDDVKVGVITYKIAAHSADLAKGHPRAQERDDALSKARFEFRWTDQFNLALDPDTAREYHDETMPAEPAKTAHFCSMCGPKFCSMRISADVRAYAEENGLVTAEDIDRTIAEGMAAKSAEFAEAGNRVYLPLEASSGGAV